From the genome of Vicia villosa cultivar HV-30 ecotype Madison, WI linkage group LG2, Vvil1.0, whole genome shotgun sequence, one region includes:
- the LOC131649988 gene encoding heavy metal-associated isoprenylated plant protein 43-like, translated as MVKITVLKVDIECFKCKKKLIKAVSSLQGIDEIEVDEEKGTLTITGNADPYDVIVKIKKIRKNAKVLSIGPPDIPPPPKQDSPKKPKEKKKPKQKPIEKVEEKNKPEAEAEAVVTQYMVMPPHYYQHAQPVAVLHMTRWDEPDTSCTIM; from the exons ATGGTTAAGATAACTGTTTTGAAGGTTGATATCGagtgtttcaaatgcaaaaagaAACTTATCAAAGCTGTTTCATCTCTTCAAG GGATAGATGAAATAGAAGTTGATGAAGAAAAAGGAACTCTGACAATAACCGGGAACGCTGACCCATATGATGTAAtagttaaaataaagaaaattagaaaaaatgcaaaagttttgagtattgggcctccAGATATCCCACCTCCTCCCAAACAGGACTCTCCAAAGAAGCCCAAGGAAAAGAAAAAGCCCAAACAAAAGCCCATAgaaaaagttgaagaaaagaataAGCCCGAAGCAGAAGCAGAGGCAGTAGTGACTCAGTATATGGTGATGCCTCCTCATTACTACCAGCATGCTCAACCAGTTGCTGTGCTACACATGACTAGGTGGGATGAGCCTGATACATCTTGCACTATTATGTGA